A region from the Desulfobacteraceae bacterium genome encodes:
- the trxB gene encoding thioredoxin-disulfide reductase, with product MQSVDYDLLIIGAGPAGLTAALYAARARLRTALIEKVTPGGQMVTTDRIENYPGFPAGVSGPELSRHMASQVEDLGVPLIGDAAASLELAGAVKAVQLTDRRLSARAVIVASGASPKRLGVPGEAELFGKGISSCATCDGPFYNDKVVAAVGGGDTAVQESAFLARFARKVYLIHRRDRFRADRILQERLSACKNVEILWDTVVTGVRGLQKLEAVYLRQVKTGDTRELPVEGFFVWVGIAPNADFVADQLPRDAWGFILTDGQMATSVPGVFAAGDVRHTPLRQITTAVGDGALAAHSAEHYLNSVPI from the coding sequence ATGCAATCGGTTGACTACGACCTTTTGATCATCGGCGCTGGCCCGGCCGGCTTGACCGCGGCGCTCTATGCGGCCCGCGCCAGGTTGCGCACCGCCCTGATCGAGAAGGTGACGCCCGGCGGCCAGATGGTGACCACCGACCGGATCGAAAACTACCCCGGCTTCCCTGCGGGCGTCAGCGGACCGGAACTGTCCCGTCATATGGCCTCGCAGGTCGAGGACCTGGGGGTGCCGCTGATCGGCGATGCCGCGGCTTCCCTGGAGCTCGCCGGGGCGGTGAAAGCCGTCCAACTGACGGACCGTCGCCTGAGCGCCCGGGCCGTGATAGTTGCCAGCGGCGCAAGCCCCAAACGCCTCGGGGTTCCGGGTGAGGCCGAGCTTTTCGGCAAGGGGATTTCTTCCTGCGCCACCTGTGACGGACCTTTCTATAACGACAAGGTGGTGGCCGCCGTCGGGGGCGGCGACACGGCCGTTCAGGAGAGCGCCTTTCTGGCCCGCTTCGCGCGCAAGGTTTATCTGATCCATCGCCGCGACCGCTTCCGCGCCGACCGCATCCTGCAGGAGCGCCTAAGCGCATGCAAAAACGTGGAAATCCTGTGGGACACTGTGGTGACCGGCGTCCGGGGGCTGCAGAAACTCGAAGCCGTCTATCTGCGGCAGGTCAAAACCGGCGACACCCGCGAGCTCCCCGTGGAGGGGTTTTTCGTCTGGGTGGGTATCGCCCCCAACGCCGACTTTGTGGCAGACCAGCTCCCCCGGGACGCCTGGGGGTTCATCCTGACCGACGGGCAGATGGCGACATCCGTCCCGGGGGTTTTTGCCGCCGGCGACGTGCGCCACACCCCCTTAAGACAAATCACCACCGCCGTCGGTGACGGCGCCCTGGCGGCCCATTCGGCCGAACATTACCTCAATAGCGTGCCCATATGA
- the purN gene encoding phosphoribosylglycinamide formyltransferase, translated as MEAKLRIGALISGGGSNLQAIIDACEGGRVDGRVVFVGADNPAAKGLGRAERHGIPTFVVDYGEIIRATRRGKGPLPPADFKPEEVVAKQALLPEGRDPGDVARFFASRAVAESRLLAAMDGFDFDLLVLAGFMRNLTPYFIDRVNTVAGEPRIMNIHPALLPAFPGVDGYGDTFRYGCKVGGCTVHFIDYGEDSGPIIGQMSFAITPEDTLESMREKGLALEWQLYPACIQLFAEGRLKTVRMTHTLPEGRTLQRTVVQIAV; from the coding sequence ATGGAGGCCAAGCTTCGCATCGGTGCGCTGATATCCGGGGGCGGCAGCAACCTGCAGGCGATTATCGACGCCTGTGAGGGAGGCCGGGTCGACGGCCGGGTGGTGTTCGTGGGGGCCGACAATCCCGCGGCCAAGGGCCTGGGACGTGCCGAGAGGCACGGGATACCGACCTTCGTGGTGGACTACGGCGAGATCATCCGGGCGACCCGGCGGGGCAAGGGGCCGCTGCCGCCGGCGGATTTCAAGCCGGAAGAGGTCGTGGCCAAGCAGGCGCTTCTGCCGGAGGGCCGCGATCCCGGGGATGTCGCGCGCTTTTTTGCCAGCCGTGCGGTTGCCGAGTCCCGGCTGCTGGCGGCCATGGACGGCTTTGATTTCGACCTGTTGGTGCTGGCCGGCTTTATGCGCAACCTGACCCCTTACTTCATCGACCGCGTCAACACGGTGGCCGGCGAGCCGAGGATCATGAACATCCACCCGGCCCTGCTGCCGGCATTTCCCGGGGTGGACGGCTATGGCGACACCTTTCGCTACGGCTGCAAGGTGGGCGGCTGCACGGTCCATTTCATCGACTACGGCGAAGACTCCGGCCCCATCATCGGCCAGATGAGCTTCGCCATCACGCCCGAGGACACCCTGGAGAGCATGCGCGAAAAGGGGTTGGCGCTGGAATGGCAGCTCTACCCGGCCTGCATCCAGCTGTTTGCCGAGGGGCGGCTGAAAACCGTCCGGATGACCCACACGCTGCCCGAAGGCCGGACGCTGCAGCGCACGGTGGTGCAAATCGCCGTCTGA
- the trxA gene encoding thioredoxin: MSESVMEIGDSSFDAEVLKSEKPVLVDFWAPWCGPCRAIAPVIDELMATYGDRIKFTKCNVDDNPVTPGKFGIKAIPTLIFFKEGSVVEQVTGMVAKSKLEETIKSIL; encoded by the coding sequence ATGTCAGAGAGCGTTATGGAAATCGGAGACAGCAGTTTCGACGCTGAGGTCCTGAAGTCGGAAAAACCCGTTCTGGTGGATTTCTGGGCCCCCTGGTGCGGCCCGTGCCGGGCAATCGCGCCGGTTATCGACGAATTGATGGCGACCTACGGCGACCGCATCAAATTCACCAAGTGCAACGTGGACGACAATCCCGTAACCCCCGGGAAATTCGGCATAAAGGCGATTCCCACCCTGATCTTTTTCAAAGAGGGCAGCGTGGTCGAACAGGTGACCGGCATGGTTGCCAAGTCAAAGCTCGAGGAAACCATCAAATCCATCCTGTGA